A window of the Hordeum vulgare subsp. vulgare chromosome 5H, MorexV3_pseudomolecules_assembly, whole genome shotgun sequence genome harbors these coding sequences:
- the LOC123396711 gene encoding obtusifoliol 14-alpha demethylase-like isoform X2: MDQVNILALAAFLAAAAAALLLKRPKDSKPSAVALLPPPVASGVSTIAALGTLVTKGLTAVIHDLHAELGSVFTVSLLGLKKVTFLIGPEVTAHFFEGSESEIRQSDIYKITVPVFGRGVLFDVDLPTRRRQIRFLSDAIKPVKLRGQVDSMVREVEDYFGKWGEHGTVDLKQELGQVLMRIANRCLLGEQIRDNMFDEVSQLLHELFDNGFHLTSLFFPYLPIPPHRRRDAARAKLGEIFREAARSRRASGRAENDLLQKLVDSRYADDRSLTESEIAGLLIVMIFAGHHTSASAVVWTGACLLSHGDRRHLAAAVEEQKQIIGRHGRDRIHYDVLREMCTLHCCIKEALRMYAPTNVIIRRANKSFSVQAREGSRYAIPKGHTLVTPPSVNNRLPHIFKDPRVYDPSRFGPGREEDKVGGKFSFTTFSAGRHVCLGEDYAYMQIKAIWSHVLRNFELKIVSPFPEEEWEKVSPGPRGKVMVTYKRRLLK; encoded by the exons ATGGATCAAGTAAACATTCTTGCACTGGCAGCGTTCCTCGCCGCCGCGGCAGCAGCGCTGCTCTTAAAGAGGCCAAAGGACAGCAAACCATCCGCCGTGGCATTGCTTCCGCCACCCGTCGCGAGCGGCGTTTCCACGATTGCAGCGTTGGGTACGCTTGTCACCAAGGGCCTCACCGCCGTGATACACGACCTGCACGCAGAGCTGGGCAGCGTGTTCACGGTGAGCCTCCTGGGGCTGAAGAAGGTGACGTTCCTGATCGGGCCGGAGGTGACGGCTCACTTCTTTGAAGGCTCGGAGTCGGAGATCAGGCAGTCGGATATCTACAAGATCACCGTGCCCGTGTTCGGCCGCGGAGTCCTCTTCGACGTGGATCTGCCTACGAGGAGGAGGCAGATCAGATTCCTATCCGACGCCATAAAGCCCGTCAAATTGAGGGGCCAAGTTGATTCCATGGTTCGTGAAGTGGAG GACTACTTCGGCAAATGGGGAGAGCATGGCACGGTGGATCTGAAGCAGGAGCTGGGGCAGGTGCTTATGCGGATCGCGAATCGGTGCCTGCTCGGAGAACAGATCCGAGACAACATGTTCGACGAAGTGTCGCAGCTCCTGCACGAGCTCTTCGACAACGGCTTTCACCTGACCAGCCTCTTCTTTCCGTACCTCCCGATcccaccccaccgccggcgcGACGCAGCCCGGGCCAAGCTGGGGGAGATATTCCGCGAGGCTGCCAGATCACGCAGGGCCTCGGGCCGAGCCGAGAACGACCTGCTACAGAAGCTCGTGGATTCGAGGTACGCCGACGACCGCTCCTTGACCGAGAGCGAAATCGCCGGGCTGCTCATCGTCATGATTTTCGCCGGGCATCACACAAGTGCCAGTGCCGTTGTCTGGACGGGAGCTTGCCTGCTCAGCCATGGAGACCGGCGCCACCTGGCGGCCGCCGTCGAGGAACAGAAACAGATCATCGGACGACACGGCAGGGATCGCATCCACTACGACGTCCTGCGAGAGATGTGCACCCTGCATTGCTGCATCAAGGAGGCGCTGAGGATGTACGCTCCAACGAACGTGATAATCCGCCGGGCGAACAAGAGCTTCAGCGTGcaagcaagagaaggcagcagataTGCGATCCCCAAGGGACATACCTTGGTAACCCCGCCGTCGGTGAACAACAGGCTGCCGCACATTTTCAAGGACCCTCGTGTGTATGATCCGTCTAGGTTTGGTCCTGGTAGAGAGGAGGATAAAGTTGGCGGCAAATTCTCGTTCACGACGTTTAGTGCCGGGAGGCACGTTTGCTTGGGGGAGGACTATGCTTACATGCAGATCAAGGCAATATGGAGCCATGTGCTAAGGAACTTTGAGCTCAAGATCGTCTCCCCTTTCCCGGAGGAGGAATGGGAGAAAGTCAGTCCAGGGCCAAGAGGCAAAGTGATGGTTACTTACAAGAGGCGTCTGCTCAAATGA
- the LOC123396711 gene encoding uncharacterized protein LOC123396711 isoform X1, producing the protein MDQVNILALAAFLAAAAAALLLKRPKDSKPSAVALLPPPVASGVSTIAALGTLVTKGLTAVIHDLHAELGSVFTVSLLGLKKVTFLIGPEVTAHFFEGSESEIRQSDIYKITVPVFGRGVLFDVDLPTRRRQIRFLSDAIKPVKLRGQVDSMVREVELGLLRQMGRAWHGGSEAGAGAGAYADRESVPARRTDPRQHVRRSVAAPARALRQRLSPDQPLLSVPPDPTPPPARRSPGQAGGDIPRGCQITQGLGPSRERPATEARGFEVRRRPLLDRERNRRAAHRHDFRRASHKCQCRCLDGSLPAQPWRPAPPGGRRRGTETDHRTTRQGSHPLRRPARDVHPALLHQGGAEDVRSNERDNPPGEQELQRASKRRQQICDPQGTYLGNPAVGEQQAAAHFQGPSCV; encoded by the exons ATGGATCAAGTAAACATTCTTGCACTGGCAGCGTTCCTCGCCGCCGCGGCAGCAGCGCTGCTCTTAAAGAGGCCAAAGGACAGCAAACCATCCGCCGTGGCATTGCTTCCGCCACCCGTCGCGAGCGGCGTTTCCACGATTGCAGCGTTGGGTACGCTTGTCACCAAGGGCCTCACCGCCGTGATACACGACCTGCACGCAGAGCTGGGCAGCGTGTTCACGGTGAGCCTCCTGGGGCTGAAGAAGGTGACGTTCCTGATCGGGCCGGAGGTGACGGCTCACTTCTTTGAAGGCTCGGAGTCGGAGATCAGGCAGTCGGATATCTACAAGATCACCGTGCCCGTGTTCGGCCGCGGAGTCCTCTTCGACGTGGATCTGCCTACGAGGAGGAGGCAGATCAGATTCCTATCCGACGCCATAAAGCCCGTCAAATTGAGGGGCCAAGTTGATTCCATGGTTCGTGAAGTGGAG CTAGGACTACTTCGGCAAATGGGGAGAGCATGGCACGGTGGATCTGAAGCAGGAGCTGGGGCAGGTGCTTATGCGGATCGCGAATCGGTGCCTGCTCGGAGAACAGATCCGAGACAACATGTTCGACGAAGTGTCGCAGCTCCTGCACGAGCTCTTCGACAACGGCTTTCACCTGACCAGCCTCTTCTTTCCGTACCTCCCGATcccaccccaccgccggcgcGACGCAGCCCGGGCCAAGCTGGGGGAGATATTCCGCGAGGCTGCCAGATCACGCAGGGCCTCGGGCCGAGCCGAGAACGACCTGCTACAGAAGCTCGTGGATTCGAGGTACGCCGACGACCGCTCCTTGACCGAGAGCGAAATCGCCGGGCTGCTCATCGTCATGATTTTCGCCGGGCATCACACAAGTGCCAGTGCCGTTGTCTGGACGGGAGCTTGCCTGCTCAGCCATGGAGACCGGCGCCACCTGGCGGCCGCCGTCGAGGAACAGAAACAGATCATCGGACGACACGGCAGGGATCGCATCCACTACGACGTCCTGCGAGAGATGTGCACCCTGCATTGCTGCATCAAGGAGGCGCTGAGGATGTACGCTCCAACGAACGTGATAATCCGCCGGGCGAACAAGAGCTTCAGCGTGcaagcaagagaaggcagcagataTGCGATCCCCAAGGGACATACCTTGGTAACCCCGCCGTCGGTGAACAACAGGCTGCCGCACATTTTCAAGGACCCTCGTGTGTATGA